Proteins encoded together in one Chitinophaga sp. LS1 window:
- the serS gene encoding serine--tRNA ligase, translating to MLQVPFIRQNKELVLERLALKNFKETQIVDEVLALDDKRKKLTLEYDETQAQVNSASKEIGKLMAQGQKDTADLRKSEVASLKEKLQPINEELIATEKALHDTLVQLPNLPAAIVPPGKTPEENLETGKGGTIPSLYEGAVPHWDLVKKYDLIDFELGNKITGSGFPVYKNKGARLQRAMIQYFLDYNISKGYTEYQVPHMVNEASAYGTGQLPDKEGQMYHIGEDGFYMIPTAEVPLTNIYRDEILKDTDLPVRMTGYTPCFRREAGSYGKDVRGLNRLHQFDKVELVQLVHPEKSYEVLDEMVAHVEGLIQSLNLPYRILRLCGGDMSFTSALTYDFEVYSTAQQKWLEVSSVSNFESYQTNRAKIRFKDGGGKPQLVHSLNGSSLALPRILACILENNQTAEGIVIPEVLRSYFGSDKIA from the coding sequence ATGTTACAAGTTCCGTTCATTCGTCAAAACAAAGAACTGGTATTGGAACGTCTGGCTTTGAAAAACTTCAAAGAAACCCAGATCGTTGATGAAGTACTGGCACTGGATGACAAGCGCAAAAAGCTGACGCTGGAATATGATGAAACCCAAGCCCAGGTTAACTCCGCTTCAAAAGAAATCGGTAAACTGATGGCTCAGGGTCAGAAAGATACTGCTGATCTGCGCAAATCGGAAGTAGCATCATTAAAAGAGAAATTACAGCCTATCAATGAAGAACTGATCGCTACTGAAAAGGCCCTGCACGATACATTGGTACAACTCCCTAACCTCCCTGCTGCCATCGTTCCTCCCGGCAAAACCCCGGAAGAAAACCTGGAAACAGGCAAAGGTGGTACCATCCCTTCTCTCTACGAAGGTGCTGTACCTCACTGGGACCTGGTTAAAAAATACGACCTCATCGACTTTGAACTCGGTAATAAGATCACTGGTAGCGGTTTCCCTGTTTACAAAAACAAAGGTGCCCGTTTACAGCGTGCTATGATCCAATATTTCCTGGATTATAACATCAGCAAGGGGTATACCGAATACCAGGTGCCGCATATGGTCAACGAAGCTTCTGCGTATGGTACCGGTCAGTTGCCAGACAAAGAAGGTCAGATGTACCACATTGGCGAAGATGGGTTCTACATGATCCCAACGGCCGAAGTACCACTTACCAACATCTACCGCGATGAGATCCTGAAAGATACAGATCTGCCTGTGCGCATGACAGGTTATACACCTTGTTTCCGTCGTGAAGCAGGTTCTTATGGTAAAGATGTACGTGGTCTGAACCGCCTGCATCAGTTTGACAAAGTAGAACTGGTACAGCTTGTGCACCCGGAGAAATCTTACGAAGTACTGGATGAAATGGTGGCACATGTAGAAGGGCTGATTCAATCCCTGAACCTGCCTTACCGCATTCTGCGCCTCTGTGGTGGCGATATGAGCTTTACCTCTGCCCTCACCTACGACTTCGAAGTATATAGCACTGCACAGCAAAAATGGCTGGAAGTAAGCTCTGTATCTAACTTCGAATCTTACCAGACTAACCGCGCAAAGATCCGTTTCAAAGATGGTGGTGGAAAACCTCAGCTGGTTCACTCCCTGAATGGTAGTTCCCTGGCACTGCCACGTATACTGGCTTGTATTCTGGAAAACAACCAGACTGCAGAAGGGATCGTGATTCCGGAAGTGCTGAGATCTTATTTTGGTAGCGACAAGATTGCATAA
- a CDS encoding NAD+ synthase has translation MKIILAQQNYHIGNFEWNTQQILNGIKTAEAQGADLVVFSELCVSGYPPRDFLEFEDFIQQCYAAIDTIKAHTQNIAVLVGGPCRNPATEGKDLFNAAWFLYEGEVKQIIHKTLLPTYDVFDEYRYFEPSFSWNVIPFKGKKLAVTICEDIWNLGNNPLYRICPMDQLMEQQPDVMINLSASPFDYDHDEDRKEIIRANVRKYKLPMFYCNTVGSQTEIVFDGGSLIFDAQGNIAKEFPYFTEAIDGLELEPLQLATTAHPVKPYVPVTELLFEHNIDRIYEAILLGIKDYFRKMGFKKAILGSSGGIDSAVVLALAVEALGKENVRAILMPSPYSTEHSVDDAVALSKNLDNPYDIIRINDIYETFLQTLNPYFQGLPFNVAEENTQSRIRGNLLMGLSNKFGYILLNTSNKSELSTGYGTLYGDMAGGLSVLGDVYKMQVYALARYINRNSGIIPQNIIDKAPSAELRPNQKDSDSLPDYAVLDKILYQYIERRQGPKEIIAQGFDAALVARTLKMVNNNEYKRNQFCPIVRVSSKAFGVGRRVPIVGKYLS, from the coding sequence ATGAAAATTATTCTGGCTCAACAAAACTATCACATAGGCAATTTCGAATGGAATACCCAGCAGATACTGAATGGGATCAAGACAGCCGAAGCGCAGGGCGCAGACCTCGTAGTCTTCTCTGAACTCTGTGTCAGTGGCTACCCTCCCAGAGATTTTCTGGAATTCGAAGACTTTATTCAACAATGCTATGCTGCTATTGACACCATCAAAGCGCATACTCAAAATATAGCCGTGCTGGTAGGTGGCCCTTGCCGTAACCCGGCAACAGAGGGCAAAGACCTCTTCAACGCGGCCTGGTTCCTGTACGAAGGCGAGGTAAAACAGATCATTCACAAGACCTTGTTGCCCACCTACGACGTATTCGACGAATACCGTTATTTCGAGCCATCCTTCTCCTGGAACGTTATTCCGTTCAAAGGAAAGAAACTCGCTGTCACCATTTGCGAAGATATCTGGAACCTGGGCAACAACCCGCTCTACCGTATCTGTCCTATGGATCAGCTCATGGAGCAACAGCCGGATGTGATGATCAACCTCTCCGCATCTCCGTTTGACTACGATCATGACGAAGATCGCAAAGAGATTATCCGCGCCAATGTACGCAAGTACAAACTGCCCATGTTCTACTGTAACACTGTAGGCTCTCAGACCGAAATCGTATTCGATGGTGGATCCCTCATCTTCGATGCACAGGGAAATATCGCTAAGGAATTCCCCTACTTCACAGAGGCCATCGACGGTTTGGAGCTGGAACCTTTGCAACTGGCTACGACTGCTCATCCCGTAAAACCATATGTGCCTGTAACGGAGTTGTTGTTCGAACACAACATAGATCGCATTTATGAAGCGATCTTACTGGGTATCAAAGATTACTTCCGGAAGATGGGCTTTAAAAAGGCCATCCTGGGTTCTTCCGGTGGCATTGACAGCGCAGTGGTCTTAGCCCTGGCAGTAGAGGCATTAGGTAAGGAAAATGTACGTGCAATCCTGATGCCGTCTCCTTATTCAACAGAGCATTCAGTAGATGATGCCGTGGCTTTATCTAAGAATTTAGATAACCCATACGACATCATTCGCATCAATGATATTTACGAAACCTTCCTGCAAACCCTGAACCCTTACTTCCAGGGGCTGCCATTCAATGTAGCGGAAGAGAACACGCAATCCCGTATTCGTGGAAATCTCCTGATGGGGTTGTCGAATAAATTCGGTTATATCCTGTTGAACACTTCTAATAAGAGTGAGTTATCCACAGGTTATGGCACCCTGTATGGTGATATGGCCGGTGGCCTGTCAGTATTGGGTGATGTATACAAAATGCAGGTGTATGCACTGGCCAGGTACATCAACAGGAATAGCGGGATCATCCCTCAGAATATTATTGACAAAGCCCCTTCAGCAGAGTTGCGTCCAAACCAGAAGGATAGCGATAGTTTGCCTGATTATGCAGTATTGGACAAAATACTCTATCAATACATAGAGCGCAGACAAGGGCCAAAAGAGATCATCGCACAGGGGTTTGATGCTGCACTGGTAGCGCGTACGCTTAAAATGGTGAATAATAATGAGTATAAGAGGAACCAGTTCTGTCCTATTGTCAGGGTGTCGTCGAAGGCATTTGGAGTAGGTAGAAGGGTACCGATAGTGGGGAAATACCTGAGTTAG
- a CDS encoding porin family protein: protein MRKALLVIFLLNIALISNAQRNYSIREHRVRLGFRLDPTVSLLVPQESGVDRNAGRLGISFGVMADFLLDEAGHYAFATGLQITTAGSKLKYDAGKGLDDYKANPAEYNIKATYIEVPLALKLKAETAPGMSIFGQFGTYVSFPVRGRADVVSLTQTYDKVNVLRDLQPVNIGLLVGAGVEYPLGENLTGLVGLDYRNGFIDVTRNAKWNDGKVNMNSIALKLGLFF from the coding sequence ATGAGAAAGGCATTATTGGTGATCTTCCTATTAAATATAGCATTGATAAGCAATGCTCAACGTAATTATTCTATAAGGGAGCACCGGGTAAGGCTGGGATTTCGGCTGGATCCAACCGTATCACTGCTGGTTCCACAGGAATCAGGAGTAGATAGAAATGCTGGTCGGTTAGGTATTAGTTTCGGTGTGATGGCCGATTTCCTGTTGGATGAGGCAGGGCATTATGCCTTTGCTACCGGTTTACAGATTACCACTGCGGGTAGCAAACTGAAATATGATGCGGGAAAAGGATTGGATGATTATAAGGCGAACCCTGCTGAATATAATATCAAAGCCACTTATATAGAAGTGCCTTTGGCACTGAAACTCAAGGCGGAAACAGCACCGGGGATGAGTATCTTTGGTCAGTTCGGTACTTATGTGAGTTTTCCGGTAAGAGGTCGTGCAGATGTAGTGAGTCTGACCCAGACGTATGACAAAGTGAATGTACTGAGAGACTTACAACCAGTGAACATTGGCTTACTGGTGGGTGCTGGTGTAGAATATCCATTGGGAGAGAATCTGACCGGATTGGTAGGATTGGATTACAGGAATGGGTTTATCGATGTGACGAGAAATGCTAAGTGGAATGATGGGAAGGTGAATATGAATAGCATAGCGTTGAAATTAGGATTATTCTTTTAG